The Heptranchias perlo isolate sHepPer1 chromosome X, sHepPer1.hap1, whole genome shotgun sequence genomic interval TTCGTTAGAACTGGAAGGAAGGTGTTACAGAAGAACGGTTTATAAGGAGGAACAGCCAGGgaaaagggagtgggggagaaaaaGAATGGTCTGTGATTAGATGGAGcacaggagatgattaaatgacaaatgtAATACAAAAGAAGGTaattagagaaataaaagatATACCCATGACCCAGAGGATGTGTGAATGATTAcaacagaatagcagagggggagggaagcttgGAAAATTTGGCAAAAGCTCCAGTAGCCCAGGAGTGTGGTGAAAGAAAAGGGCAAGCAGACCCAAGGGCTGTCGACCTCCCCACTGGCCAAGTACTATtaattccacagatgctgcctggcctgagtgtttccagtattttcttttattttgtttcagatttccagcatctgcagtttgttttgctttttgttaGCCCTTAGTCCAGCCTTGTGAAACATGGCCATTTGGGGGAGGTACTAGAAGGGTGATTGATGTAACAAACGTGAACACAAAACACCATTTTGTATCTGAGTATTAGGTATTATCATGTATCTTCTACCACATAAAGCCTGCTGTTAATTAGTACAACACATAGGGCTTTTTGGGCCTTCAAGTGTATGCTACTCAATGTTTTGTGGCCCAATCACTTAAATATAGTAATTTGTAAACTTCCATTTGCCAATATTGACACAGCCAGACTGTAACTAATTTAGACCactatatatgaaatgtgggaaCTACAGAATATTATTTAATGGGAAGTCTTTACTGATGCAAGAAAGTTCTGCATGCTGATGTCTGTTGTGATTTAGGTCATGTCAGAACCCTTCAATTTAATTACTGACCTATATCATTGACAACTGTAACTGCTACATGTATGAATTTACCATACCCATCCTCCTGATTAGAATGTCTCACAGCTACCAAGTTAGATGATTGTCAACGGTTCAGATTTTAAGGGCTAAACTGAAATCAATTACAAAATTATTGAAAGGAACAGCTGAAATGAGTCATGGAAAGAACTGAATTTAAATCAGTGTTTCAACCATAAAAGTACTGAAATGCAATGTCAACCATGTAACTTCTATGATAACACACCAGGCTTGCTGCCTTTTACACAGCATTTCAGAATAGGGTAGTTCTGCACAGGTTCTGTATGCTAAATACCATCTCTTGAAGTTTCACAGCTGGTTTGTGACACATTCTGAACAGTGAAAATGGTAACAATACTGTCAGCTGTTCTAATCTATGTTGTTCTTTGTAGGCTGGCAGCAGGAGGGGAAAAAATGACCGTGAAAAGCTGCTGGTTTACTGCTAAAAACCCAAGTAGCTCACGGCTGCCcgacagggaagggaacctgcctggtctggcctacacgtgactccagtcccacactatgtggttgattaATGCTCACTAAAGTGGtttaaaccactcagttgtaaaaaaaacacaagccaggataagggatgggtaataaatgcagccATGACAGCATCTCCCTCATCCtgacaacaaaaatctattgtcaCTAGGATTTTGGTGCAGTGTAATGGTGAGTGTGGGAAATTTTGAAAGTGTTCACCTGAACAGTTTAAAAATACCCAACCatacaacttttttttccctcccaaacCTGGGTTGTGACTGGCGAGCACACTTTGAGCTGAATAGCCATGGTGAAATACTGGTGGTTACACATCTGTCACTGGTGATAGAAGGGGTGGGtacaatttaaaaatgaatttggtATCGCACAAGAAGCCAATTACTTAACATGAAAGTGTATTAGTTTAAGTGCAAGTTTCCATGTAgtgtattggtaccaatatgcTAAATAAATTAGTGACACCATTGACTAATTGTACAATATGTTTCTTGGAAAAGTATGTCCTGGCctgaatggctcagtaccacactggggcCGGAtctttactctctctctttgtgtcaacAGTCCATAAGAACTATTTCCAGAATCGAGAATTCTCCTTCACCCTGAAAGATGACATCTATGTACGTTACCAGTCCTTTAACAATCAGAATGAACTGGAGAAAGAGATGCAGAAAATGGTCCCTTACAAGATTGACATTGGAGCTGTCTACTCACACAAGGTAACTGTTGTGCAAGTACCTCAAATGACTCCAATCTCATAAACTGAGTACAAAACTACCTTCACATgtataaatttaaaaatcataATTGTCATGTCCCAGGCATCAGTGTTCATTTGCTGCTAGTTGATCACCCATGGTGTTGTAAACAGAGTGAAGTGTTCCGGGTTAGTGGGCAGGAAATAATTGGACCAGGATGTGCAGGTGTAatttagtccccattttaaagccaTACATTCGGTCCTTATCATACCTATAGTTAAATGGCAAAACCTGAGGCAATTTGGGAATTCGGGATGATTGGAGCTACAGCATCACCACTGACAGGAAGATGTAATTACAGCCCGACAAGATACATAGGcagatttccattataaatgtggacatgggaatttgtaatgaaaaagttgacacaaaaatgtaacaacaggaagtaagatttTGTAGACAAGAATTGTGTGCAGACATAATATTTGCATTACTAGTTGATGCCCTATGACAGTGGGCATGGTAAGTCACTTGTCTGCCTCTGGTGTCTTTGTTACTTGATCTCGCTCACTTTTCTCTCCATAAtctccctttttttttctctcatctctctttgcccctctctttTTCACGTTTATAGAACATGAAACAAAAGCTATCccaacaacatttaaaaaaaaaaaactaTACATTTTACCTCagcaaagcttttgaaatttgacctcttgtttttcaaaattatttgagttACTGGGCAGAAGGTGCTAGgcgataaaggaaaatatcccatcAATTATACATCCTGGGAATTTATCTACATTCCACATGCTCGGACTCAAATCCATACACAGTCCCAGCCCTGGGCAAAAATATTTAGTCCACCCCTgaacttttgggagaggctgagtccttcaagtaaaaacttcaaTGAAGATATTAAAAGACACAAGATAATTCAATGGGTACATTTGATCATGCAGTGAAATGTCATTTTTATTCTTTGGTTTATGCCCTTCTTTTGGGTATTAGAAAATTTTGCCAGCAATTCATAACTCTTCAGTGTTTTTTCTTTTGTAGCCTAGCCAGCATAACTCTGTAAAGTCCGGAATCTTCCAGCCCGAAGCTAAAGAGCTGGTCTTTGATATTGATATGACCGACTATGATGATGTCAGAACCTGCTGCAGGTATGTTAATGCTTTCGCACAAGCCCAGCGTTTTACAGCGCTAAACCCAGGATGCTTTTACAGTTAGCGATTCTGCAGATTGGATTGCTGGAGAACATTGTCCAGGCACTGACTCCCTGCTTTAACATTGCTAAAAGCAGCTCCCTTATCCCAACAGTAGTATTGAGACTGAGGATGCTGAAGCACCTTGTGTTTGGAGAGTGTAACATTGTTAACCGGAGTGCAGTGAAAAAATTACAGATGCCTCTTTTGTGCAAAGCAGGTATGTTCACCAAGGAACTTTGAGGCTCTCTGAGCTGTGTAATGTTAGTGACAGAAAGGGTTGCTATTGCATTTTCATTTACTCCACAGATCTAGCAGAAATTGGAGAAAGAAAAATGAATGTAATGAGAATTGTTTTAAAGATGTGGACACAGCCTTTGTCTCTCAGTAATCTGGAACTGTTGGAAAACTGACTAGGTAGTTATTCATATATTTAGTAAAATGGAACCTAAAATCCCATTAATGGGAGATTTTAGATCAGATTAGATTCATCACTGGCTAACCTGTTATGGGTTGTAGTAGAAaagttttacttttttaaaaaaaaagtcttttgtTAAAAGTTGAGGTTGATTTTTGAAGGGAGTGGCATGTATTAGATTGTCATGGTTCAACGTTCCTAATGTCTGCTGTAGATAACAACTCTAGCCTGTTGTGTTCATATTGACATAGAATGTCTTATTATGCTGAAAGATTGCAGTCAAGTTATTTTGTATTCTTCAGCTCTGCAGACATTTGCCACAAGTGTTGGACACTCATGACCATTGCTATCAAGATTCTGGATAGAGCATTGGAAGGTAAAATTGCGTTGCATTTATTTTCTCTCCAGTAATTCTGATTCTCAAGTTTTTCATCCGATTTTTCTCTcccgaaggcactgactcttgggtACAGTTTCATAGCTGCCTACAGCCTTTTGATGCTTGACCCAAGTGGCATTGtccttgagtgagtgtcagcggGCTAATGGACAGTGAACAGCATCACCCGTTCCAATGGGGCTCACTATGTAATGTTCAGGAATACGAGCCCTACCTGTTTTGGTTTCTGTATTATTCTTCTCTCTCCACCTGGAGCGTCCCCGTGCACTGAGAGCATTAATACCGGCATGTACCacttgggccgtatggcctgtttctgtgctgtaaattctatgtaatcagcaACTTAACATGTGGCTCAAACCCATGTCCAATCATTTTGTGGCACAATATACTATATTGCCCTTgaaattggtggggggggggggaggtggtgagagtAAAATGAAACACTTTTTAAACTGCAATAGTATTATTGTAGTAATAGAAATCCAGTGGTATGTGTATTCTGATATTCATTGTCGCAGGTGCCCATGGATAAGTCGCACTCCTGCTATAACACCGTTTTTTTGTGTTCACAATACAGAGGACTTTGGGTTTCAGCATCGACTCTGGGTGTATTCAGGCCGAAGAGGTGTCCATTGCTGGGTCTGTGATGAAAATGCACGAAAGCTTTCCCAGGCAGCTCGGTCTGCTGTTGCAGAATACCTGAGTGTGGTTAAGGTATGTATCTTATAACCGTGAGATTAATTGCCCTTTTAGAGAAAGCATAGCTTGTAACCATTCTATCCTCAGTTTATAATGCTAAATGTGACTGGCTGTTTTACAGGGTGGAACAGATACAATCAAGAAAGTACATCTGACTCATCCCATTCATCCTTCTATTGAGTGAGTGCAGTAGAGTAAGAAAATAGTTCTATCTATGGTTACGTGGAGAATATCAGATACCCGAGTGTGGTTATAAGGCACTAATCTCGTTTTGTGGATTAAGTGTAAAatttggctcattggtagcactctcgcctctgagccagaaggtcatgggtttaagccccactccagagacctgagcacataagtGACCTGAgtcttccccggtgtcctggccaacatttatccctccaccaacatcactaaaacagattatctggtcatttatttcattgctgtttgtgggagcttgctgtgcgcaaattggctgctgcatttccttgcattacaacagtgacaacacttcaaaagtaattccttggctgtaaagtgctttggacatgctgaggtcgtgaaaggtgctacataaatgcaagtctttctatgtgCAAATGTTTGAATGTATCCATCTGTAGCTGGATCCCTGTCTTGTAATCACAAGAGATGTGCGGTTGTATGAAGACAGGAACATTATACTATTTAAAACACAATGTATTATTGTGCTACTAAAGTGTGTGTCCTTTTTTAAGATCAAAAAGTATAATTAATGAATAAACACTGGGTGAGTTCATTCAAAGGTTAAATATTCAAGGCTGGGTATCAGAACCCTATCTTTATGGGAAGGTCAACTATGAGACTGTAGATATTGTGGCTCCAGTGTTTTGTGTTCCTGGAGTTTTCTGTGCATTGTCATCATTATTACAATGTGTGATGGACCGAAGTGTGTGCATATGTAAAGCTTTTATATTATAcagtactagcagatctcccatgacattgctcaatgagtcagaggatatgctgtGTAATGTGCAATATATTACGGTGATTTAAATAAGTGAAATTGCATTTTTATGACTGTGTTATAGGAGTGTTGGTTGTATTATTGGATTCATACTCTGATTATGTTTGTATTTTTGTAGAAATTCTAAATCAGTTGATTATTGAGATTGTTTAGCTACGTACTGAATTTATGTCTGGGCTTTTTAAAAGCCCAGATCTAAGCACGTAATTGTCTGCTTGTGTGTTGCAGAGGTGGTTTGAAGAGTGGAGTGGGAATGATTACTGCTTCAGCCCAATTGCTAACCATTGCTTTTGATCCACCTGTAGGGAAGCTATCAACGTGATAAATAGGTACTTTAAAGACTATGCAGTGGATAAACAAGACATCTTTGGCAGTAAAGAAACCTGGCAGAAAGTCCTAGCTTTGGCCCCTGATGATATCCTTTCATTGGCATTAGCAATATTTGGTGACTCCAtggttaactttttaaaaattcctttttTGTGTTGATGTTGGCATTTAATCGCTGCAGCAATTTGCTTGCTGCAGTGTCTCTAAACATTGCTATCCTATCCTTGGGCCTGGTTTTCAAACCAGTCCAAGTGGGAAGACTGATTGACTTTTCTGTTTGGTATTTTCGTGAATGAAATGAGTCTGGCGATTAGAGTTCTCGTGGCCACGAGTAGCGATCCCAACGGTGCTCTAGACTTCAGCATTAATTTGAGTAGACTTGATTGGAGTATTAATATGGCTAGAATATGAGGAATCTTCTAGCCAGTTCTGCCATGTGATTAACGGTGGAAGAGTTTTGTGAGAGATGAGTTTAGGCAGCtttacaatgacttgcatttatataacgccttttttattcattcataggatgtgggcatcgctggcaaggccagtatttattgcccatccctaattgccccttgagaaggtggtggtgagccaccgccttgaaccgctgcagtctgtgtggtgaaggttctcccacagtgctgttaggaagggagttccaggattttgacccagcgacgatgaaggaacggcgatatatttccaagtcaggatggtatgtgacttggaggggaacgtgcaggtggtgttgttcccatgtgcctgctgcccttgtccttctaggtggtagaggtcgcgggtttgggaggtgctgtcgaagaagccttggtgagttgctgcagtgcatcctgtggatggtacacactgcagccacggtgcgccggtggtggagggagtggatgtagtaatggggtaccgcagggatcagtgcttgggtcccagctattcacaatatatatcaatgatttggatgagggaactaaatataacatttccaagtttgcagacgacataaagctggggtggaatgtgagctgtgaggaggatgcaaagatgctccaatgtgatttagacaagttggatgagtgggcaagaacatgggatgcagtataacgtggataaatgtgaggttatccactttggctgtaaaaacagaaaagcagatattatctggtgatagattgggaaatggggaggtgcaacgagacctgggtgtcctcgtacaccagtcactgaaagcgagcattcaggtgcagcaagcagttaggaaggcgaatggtatgttggccttcattgcaagaggatttgagtacaggagcagggatgtcttactgctgttgtacagggccttggtgagacaacatctggagtactgtgtgcagttttggtctccttatctgaggaaggatgtccttgccatggaagggagtgcaacgaaggtttaccagactgattcctgggatggcaggactgacgtatgaggagagattgggtcgactaggcctacattcactcgagtttagaagaatgagaggtgatctcatcgaaacatataaaattctaacaggactagatgcagggaggatattcccaacggctggggagtccagaacgaggggtctcaggatatggggtatgccatttagaatcgagacgaggagaaatttcttcactgagggtggtgaacctgtggaattctctaccacagaaggcagtggaggccaagtcattagatgtattcaagaaggagatagatatatttcttaatgctaaagggatcaaaggatatagggaaaaagcgggaacagggtactgagttagacaatcagccatgatcattttgaatggcggagcaggcccaaagggctgaatggcctactcttgctcctattttctatgtttctatgttaaaacgtcccaaagcacttcacaggagcgttatcaaacaaaatttgacactgagccacatgagatattaggagaggtgaccaaaatcttgatcaaagaggtaggttttaaggagcgtcttaaaggaggagagagaggcagagagttttggggagggaattccagagctttagggcttagacagctgaaggcacggccaccaacggtggagcaattaaaatcagggatgcgcaagcgacaagaattggaggaacgcagagatctctggttgtagggctgaaggaggttagagatagggaggggcgaggccatggagggatttgaaaacaaggatagtcCAGTTCTTGGTGGGTCTGAGCCCACAAGTAAAAAGAAAATTGCCCTAATCGCAAGTCTTGCTCTGATGGCTAGTGAGAAATGCCCTACTGTTACAGTAGGGGGTGCTTGTTTGAAGTTGGGGATTAAGACATATTTTGGGTCAGATTTGCTCTATATGCAATGCCTGCTTGCTGTTGCAAAAATGTGAGGAAGTATCCCATTTCACCGCAGGAACATTCTTCATCTCGACCACAAAAATTCACATTCTGACTGTGTTGCTAGGTTAGAAAAAAAACTCCCTAAATTCATtagtgtgtgttttttttgaagTCCCTTTTTTGTCTGTCTTTCAAAATATGATTGCACTCTTTCAATACTACACCACATTCTCCCCAGCCAAGAGGTTATgggtgtgagagtggagggaggtgaCTTGGGTATTTTTGCTAACCCCACCCTGCCCGTGGAGATATTCCCAGCTCCCAATCAAAGATTgtttcatgattttttttcaagTTGTTTACTCACTCAACTGGTAGGTTATATTCCTGACTCTATTCTTCCATCTCCTGGGAACTTTTTGTTTGTGTGGGAtcgatagtgtagtggttatgttactgggctagtaatccagtggtaaatgagttcaaatcccaccatggcaacaaaatctggaaataaaaagctggtgtcagtaaaagtgaccatgaagctgttagtTTGTCTTAAAAGCCCAACTGATTCGCTttagggaacctgccgtccttacccagtctggcagtgactccagtcccacaccaacatggttaactcttaactgccactcagttgtatcaagctgCTACGGGCGAttaggatgggcgataaatgctggccctgccaacgacacccatatcccgagaatgaattgaatttgtttttaaactCTGCTTACTGTAAATTGGACCCTTGTTGCAATAACCCAATAAGTATTTAGACGGCACGCAGGTGCCCAATGGTGTGACTTATTACACTACAAAATCTGGTGTATAAGTGTAACAGACTTATGCTGGGACATGTTGACCCAGTTATTTACAGCAGAGGCTACACAACAACTTCTTAGATTAGTATTACACAAATGTTCAATATTGCAAAGGAGCAGAATGTTAAGTTCCTTACAAGAGTTGGTCTAGTCGTAAGATTTGTTTCTTTCCTTTAAGCTTCCACTTCTTCGGTTAAAATGTGTTGAGATATTTTCATGAGACAATGCAGTATCTTCTTTAACAACCATGCACAGTTTCGAGAGGGATTGCAAATAGATTTTGTTAAAGCGCGAAATTCAGCCCAGCGTTGGGAATTGTTGCATCGCACTGTAAGTGGTCACGTTCTATTAGATAATCCGATACCTGAGAGCGATTACAAAGAACAGTGCGATTGAGGAAATCGGATGACTATATAAACTGTTGCGTTTAAAGGGTGGGAGGAATgaagtgtggaacataaacaccagcatggaccagttgggccgaatggcctgtttctgtgctgtacattctatgtaaacctCAAGTGGTTTATAATCATGAAATGTTTTCCACTTTCTCCTCTGAAAGCACTGCCTTGCTGGAGTAAAGTTCCACAGGTATTGGAAGCCTTGGGTTCCTCGCCCAAATCATCATTCGTGTGTATGCCAAAACAGTGAGCTCATTCTGTCCTCACCTAACATCCACACACCCTTCCAGAGGGGATCGCTGTATTGATACTTTCTCTCGGCACTCCTGGGCAAAAGGGATGGAGAGACCAATTACAGCACGTTGCCTGAGATTAGTTAACTCGGCACAGACTCGCGATTGAATCTAGGACATTCTGGTCTTACTCCCACACCATATAGTGCATTTACCCACGAAGCTATCGGGAGACCTATTCTATTAATCCTGACTGCTTTATTCAAGCAGTCACAGCTGTCGATACAGATGCTAACAGCCAGAGCATGTTATCGTGCTGTCAATGCATTATGCGTTCGGAACAGAGAATTCCTGATTGCTTTAAGTTAATTGAGGagtaatttacagttgattgagcATGATCTGTATGATGGGCTTTATTTATCCTGCTCTATCATTTTTAATCCATCACTGAGGAAGACCATAGAAATTCTGAGTAAGTTACAAGGAATTGGTTCTGATTAACCTTTGAGCATTGTATTGATACCATGATTTTGGAGTTTCTGCATATATGAATGTCAGATGAGGACTGGATGAGACTCATCTATGTTAtgtcccatcccatcccccctctggtctaggctcacacgtaaagaatggccacttgggtgagccaCTGGAGGACTGCCCATATCCGTGGTAACCGTACCCCAGTATAAATCAGCGCCTTACAGAGAGGAGTGGaaagctgggggagggggggatacgGAATGTAGCGTGCTCTCGTACTCTTCATAGTCACGTAGTGGGTTTTATCTCTGGTGTTTGGCCAACACGTTTATAAATTTTCTAGGTTGGTTATTACGGCTCTAAGTAAAAATGTTGGGTTTTCTTTGTCACAAATGGCTGATATTTAGCTGCATGACTGAATACATGACTATTTTAAATCTTGGCCTGCTGGTGTTATAGCTTTACGAGCTGCTTATGTTTGTAAATTGTAATTCATCAAATGGTTTTCCACAGTTAACCAAAAATATGAATACCTACCATTTAAAAGAGATAATGCTGCAGTACTGCTATCCTCGTCTGGATGTGAACGTCAGTAAAGGTGTCAACCACCTGCTGAAAAGCCCATTTTCTGTCCATCCCAAAACAGGTAATGTGTTTGTACGTTTGTATTTGTGTCTTTTATTTCCTTCCCTCAAAAGTTGACGGTGCTTTGCACCATCCCAGGTTGACAGGTAGTTAGACATAATTCTAGGGCTACGCCAGTGCTACTTTGCAACTGAGGTGCACAAGTGGATTGTTTGTTTTAATCCTCCCTTGCTCTGGTGGAGTGTCTGTCTGGTCTCTTAGATACCTCCTCCTTAGtcacccgacccccccccccccggccccatgCACAGCTGAGGTTGATAACTTGTCATATGTCTTTATGTCTCCAGGCCATAAGTTCTTTGTTTCGGCTTCTGAATAAGTCCATGCGAAAGTATTGGATAttatctttctttaatttatagcTTTTTGTGTTCAAAGTGAGGTTTGTCAGCCCTGGATAATGAAACATTTGCTACTTTTATCACCCAGTATCAGGTACTCCAAGGCCTGGTATTGTACAGGTGAGATCTGGAGttaaataaagctccctctactatgCCTCAATAATGTGCCTTAGTGCCAACCTGGAGTGTCCTCTACGGCCACCGTTGTCACATTTTTCCATACTTTTCACCCTTGCAGCCTCTGATCTGATTTCTGCCATTATTGGCTGTTTTGTGCTGTCGACTCATAGGCACTAGGATTTGGTTTCAGACGATCCCAAATTCATCTTGCGAGGTCCCTTTgcaactagaaaagagaagacttttATCCAGTTGTGCTTAGATTTGAACTCCAGGCCTTGCAGATGAAATGACAATGTACTAAAGCTATTTCATCAGCCCCATTTTTAATATTAAAGActgtgtatatataaaaaaaaaatctgtcactAATGTTTTGTAGTGGCAGCATGTCATTTCTATTGAGTGCCACTGGTCAGTTTTTGAAAGTTTTCTGCGTGCAAGTATTCTGCTTATCATTTCTGTTGCTGTTTCAGGACGCATTTCAGTGCCTATGGATGTGAAGACTTTAGATAAGTTTGATCCCTTTAGTGTGCCTACAATAAGGTAGGAAGGACATTGGCATCGAGTTATTTTTACATATTCAAAAAGCAACTTAACTGATTTTTACTGTGTTAGTGCTTTGTGTAAATACACTGGTATATGTAGTCGTAACCAAGATTCTTTAAAGTTTAGGCAAGGTACAGGATGTAGCTCCACAGGATGACTTTGCAACATGTGTGTGTCCAGGCAATTGTGAATGTAAATTAGTGACCTCAGACTGTGGGTTCTATAGAATGTCAATGTTGATCCCAAAATATTAAGTGAATTTCCATTTAACCCTAACCTGTTTTCTTGCACTACAGTGCCA includes:
- the prim1 gene encoding DNA primase small subunit isoform X1, with amino-acid sequence MALTESRYEASELPDLLPIYYRRLFPYPQYFRWLNYGGVHKNYFQNREFSFTLKDDIYVRYQSFNNQNELEKEMQKMVPYKIDIGAVYSHKPSQHNSVKSGIFQPEAKELVFDIDMTDYDDVRTCCSSADICHKCWTLMTIAIKILDRALEEDFGFQHRLWVYSGRRGVHCWVCDENARKLSQAARSAVAEYLSVVKGGTDTIKKVHLTHPIHPSIEEAINVINRYFKDYAVDKQDIFGSKETWQKVLALAPDEFREGLQIDFVKARNSAQRWELLHRTLTKNMNTYHLKEIMLQYCYPRLDVNVSKGVNHLLKSPFSVHPKTGRISVPMDVKTLDKFDPFSVPTISSLCQELDKKTEAEQENTSTENGEEPEMKRRTRDYKKTSLLGPIKIFEQFLDKMEQSRKGLLLKQSDIERDF
- the prim1 gene encoding DNA primase small subunit isoform X2 → MALTESRYEASELPDLLPIYYRRLFPYPQYFRWLNYGGVHKNYFQNREFSFTLKDDIYVRYQSFNNQNELEKEMQKMVPYKIDIGAVYSHKPSQHNSVKSGIFQPEAKELVFDIDMTDYDDVRTCCSSADICHKCWTLMTIAIKILDRALEEDFGFQHRLWVYSGRRGVHCWVCDENARKLSQAARSAVAEYLSVVKGGTDTIKKVHLTHPIHPSIEEAINVINRYFKDYAVDKQDIFGSKETWQKVLALAPDEFREGLQIDFVKARNSAQRWELLHRTLTKNMNTYHLKEIMLQYCYPRLDVNVSKGVNHLLKSPFSVHPKTGRISVPMDVKTLDKFDPFSVPTISSLCQELDKKTEAEQENTSTENGEEPEMKRRTRDYKKTSLLGPIKIFEQFLDKMEQSRKGLLLKQSGISY